In Syntrophorhabdus sp., one genomic interval encodes:
- a CDS encoding LysM peptidoglycan-binding domain-containing protein yields the protein MKRSIAAAAFILFLAGCATNNQVSTGDIGNQGLPVVVQDQAPGETSVTGADSSQISRPGKGSATGSMKTKAIVAHTRQKQDAPRKARPQPYSLEVKVNDDDDITTLLATNYDRNFDIPIVFNDAVKYYIKWFSEDKKKVFANWLKRSRLYVPIITEILREKNMPEDLVYLAMIESGFNPKAYSHAKASGPWQFIYSTGGRYGLEVDHWVDERRDPEKSTVAAAKYLKDLFDQFGCWYLAAASYNAGEGRIGRLVQKHNTNDFWELYKYNTLPRETRNYIPQLIAAAIIAKDPAKFGFGSITYDPPVRFTEVEVPAATPVAAIARASNRDMDTIRMCNPEILRGITPPGKNDYVVKLPSDVEKRAFTDRLQTELEKLPSVKSVVTYKVRKKDSMAKIVRKYKVSERDLVLVNSSDDDLRIKPGMVIAIPRFSGESSGYTALASAVTQDPPAVERSKTALRKDDKDAPTKTLVSRAVARKSEPVAVRSEKEIKARPAKAFHVVKRGETLSEISDRYGIDEESLRSANKLKGNRVYPNMKIRLVSHVEPKKVRVAAKSTKKVRYHTVKKGETLTSISEKYGVDVDDLKATNKIKGNKINARAKLKIVKEG from the coding sequence ATGAAACGATCTATCGCCGCGGCGGCATTCATTCTTTTTCTCGCAGGATGCGCAACGAACAACCAGGTATCGACGGGAGACATCGGCAACCAGGGGCTGCCCGTCGTTGTACAGGACCAAGCTCCCGGTGAGACTTCGGTCACCGGGGCGGATTCCTCTCAGATTTCCAGACCGGGGAAGGGTTCCGCCACAGGGTCGATGAAAACGAAGGCGATCGTTGCCCATACGAGGCAGAAACAGGACGCGCCGCGGAAGGCGCGGCCTCAGCCGTACTCACTGGAAGTGAAGGTCAACGACGATGACGATATAACGACCCTCCTTGCCACGAACTATGATCGGAATTTTGACATCCCCATCGTGTTCAATGACGCGGTGAAGTACTACATCAAATGGTTCTCCGAGGACAAGAAGAAGGTTTTCGCGAACTGGCTGAAGCGTTCCCGGCTGTACGTTCCCATCATCACTGAGATCCTCCGAGAGAAGAACATGCCCGAGGACCTTGTCTACCTGGCCATGATAGAGAGCGGTTTCAACCCGAAGGCGTATTCACACGCGAAGGCATCAGGCCCGTGGCAGTTCATCTACTCCACGGGCGGGCGGTACGGTCTTGAGGTGGATCACTGGGTAGACGAACGGCGGGACCCGGAAAAATCAACCGTTGCCGCCGCAAAGTATCTCAAGGACCTTTTCGACCAGTTCGGCTGCTGGTATCTCGCCGCCGCCAGCTACAATGCCGGCGAGGGGAGAATAGGACGACTGGTCCAGAAACACAACACGAACGATTTCTGGGAGCTCTACAAGTACAACACGCTTCCCCGTGAAACGCGTAATTACATCCCGCAGTTGATAGCCGCGGCCATCATCGCGAAAGACCCGGCGAAATTTGGTTTCGGCAGCATCACCTACGACCCTCCCGTCAGATTCACAGAGGTCGAGGTTCCGGCGGCAACACCGGTCGCGGCCATAGCCAGGGCTTCAAACCGCGACATGGATACCATCCGTATGTGCAATCCCGAGATCCTTCGGGGGATCACCCCGCCGGGAAAGAACGATTACGTCGTGAAGCTTCCGTCGGATGTCGAGAAGCGGGCATTTACCGACCGTCTGCAAACGGAGCTTGAGAAACTCCCCTCCGTAAAGAGCGTTGTCACGTACAAGGTGCGGAAAAAGGACAGCATGGCCAAGATCGTCAGGAAGTACAAGGTCAGCGAACGAGACCTCGTCCTTGTGAACAGCAGTGATGACGATCTCAGGATCAAACCCGGCATGGTCATCGCCATACCCAGGTTTTCGGGAGAGTCGTCCGGCTACACTGCCCTTGCCAGTGCTGTGACTCAAGACCCGCCGGCCGTTGAGAGGTCGAAGACGGCGCTCAGGAAGGATGACAAGGACGCTCCCACGAAGACCCTGGTGTCGAGAGCTGTGGCAAGGAAGAGCGAGCCGGTGGCCGTCCGCTCCGAAAAGGAGATCAAGGCTCGTCCCGCCAAGGCATTCCATGTTGTGAAGAGAGGAGAGACCCTTTCGGAGATCAGCGATCGTTACGGGATCGATGAGGAGAGCCTGCGTTCGGCAAACAAGCTCAAGGGGAACCGGGTGTACCCCAACATGAAGATCCGCCTTGTGAGCCACGTCGAACCGAAGAAGGTCCGCGTGGCCGCGAAGTCGACGAAAAAGGTCCGTTACCACACGGTGAAGA